One genomic region from Syntrophales bacterium encodes:
- a CDS encoding DUF3309 domain-containing protein: MGTILIVILILVLVGALPTWPHSRSWGYYPSGGLGLILLILIILVLMGRI; this comes from the coding sequence ATGGGTACGATACTGATCGTTATTTTGATACTCGTCCTCGTCGGCGCACTGCCCACCTGGCCTCACAGTAGGAGTTGGGGATACTATCCCAGCGGTGGACTTGGATTGATTCTTCTGATTTTGATCATCCTGGTGCTGATGGGGCGGATCTGA
- a CDS encoding PQ-loop domain-containing transporter — protein MDWKELIGFVGGFLTTMGMVPQVWRLFKLKSAHEISLTLHDMEQVH, from the coding sequence TTGGACTGGAAGGAACTGATCGGATTTGTTGGCGGATTTCTAACGACTATGGGAATGGTCCCACAGGTATGGCGGCTTTTCAAGCTCAAGAGCGCCCATGAGATAAGCCTAACCCTCCATGACATGGAACAGGTTCACTAG
- a CDS encoding CsbD family protein, translating into MYEDILKGKWLEIKERVKEKWGKLTDNDLGKIEGKGEKLLGLLRKQYGCIRDKAELEYKDGVELAKIVSCICEIMTIQKDIMAMAFIAPYGRPLLAKKQESQTTEKEEKHGYDTDRYFDTRPRRRTAHLASQ; encoded by the coding sequence ATGTATGAAGATATTCTGAAAGGGAAATGGCTGGAGATCAAGGAGAGGGTTAAAGAGAAGTGGGGCAAACTCACTGATAACGATCTTGGCAAGATCGAAGGAAAAGGCGAGAAACTTTTGGGGCTATTACGGAAGCAATATGGATGTATTAGGGACAAAGCCGAGCTGGAATATAAAGATGGTGTCGAATTGGCAAAAATTGTCAGTTGTATATGCGAAATAATGACAATACAGAAGGATATTATGGCAATGGCCTTTATTGCTCCCTACGGGCGGCCTTTGTTGGCTAAGAAACAAGAAAGTCAAACAACAGAAAAGGAGGAAAAACATGGGTACGATACTGATCGTTATTTTGATACTCGTCCTCGTCGGCGCACTGCCCACCTGGCCTCACAGTAG
- a CDS encoding desulfoferrodoxin — protein sequence MAKRDEIYKCEVCGNIVEVLHGGAGELVCCGQPMKLMKENTMDAAKEKHVPVVEKVAGGVKVKIGSIAHPMEEKHYIEWIEIIADGKAYRQFLAPGQAPEAIFPVEAAKITAREYCNLHGLWKL from the coding sequence ATGGCAAAGAGAGACGAAATATACAAATGCGAGGTTTGCGGCAATATCGTGGAAGTCCTGCACGGGGGAGCGGGTGAGCTGGTATGCTGCGGTCAGCCCATGAAGCTGATGAAGGAAAACACAATGGATGCGGCTAAGGAAAAGCATGTTCCTGTCGTAGAAAAAGTGGCGGGCGGCGTAAAGGTGAAGATAGGAAGTATCGCCCACCCCATGGAGGAGAAGCATTACATCGAGTGGATCGAGATTATCGCCGATGGTAAAGCGTATCGCCAGTTCCTTGCGCCGGGTCAAGCGCCGGAGGCGATTTTCCCCGTAGAGGCAGCGAAGATTACGGCACGGGAATACTGCAATCTCCACGGACTCTGGAAACTGTAA